The DNA segment TTGAAAATAGTCTATTTATATAGACTATTTCCCTAAACAAAAGGCTCCAAACATAACATCTAACATCTCATCATTTTCATATGGTCTTGTAATATTTGAAATATTTAGAAGTGCTTCATTTATATGGTAAGCAAAAAATTCCAACTCTCCAGTTTGAAGAGGAGATGTTGATTGTTCTATATGCGAGAGTGTTTGTTCCACTGCATCGATTTGTCTGGTTGAGATCAGTGTCATATCATCGCTATGAGTATTTAAATCTAAAAGTGTCTCTAATTTAAAAATCAAAGGATTAATAGTCTCTTTTGTACTTAATTGAATAAACTCTTCTAATTTGCTTTTATCAAAATTATTATCTAAATCTGATTTATTTAAAACTTTTATAATCTCTTTATTTGAATACTCTTTTAGAAGAGACAATATTTTTTCATCTTCTCTGTCACAAACTTTGCTATTATCAAACAAAGCTATTACAATATCTGCTTCTTCTACTGCTTTAATAGATTTCTCAATTCCAATTTTCTCTATTACATCATGTGCATCTCTAATTCCAGCAGTATCCACTATTTTAATAATATGAGTTCCTATTTTTACTGACTCTTCTATTGTATCTCTGGTAGTACCTGCAATATCAGAGATAATGGCTCTATCAAAGTTTAAAAGTCTGTTTAATAGTGAAGATTTACCTACATTTGGTTTTCCAACAATTGCTACTTTAAAACCTTCAATAAGTCCTTCTCTTCTTCTGCTTGCACTTAAAGTATCTTCTAGTTTTATTTTTATTTTTTCTAACTTATTAGTAATTTGTTCAAAAATATCACTTGGCAAATCCTCTTCGGCATAATCAATATTTACCTCAGTATATGCAAGCATAAATAGCAAATCTTCTCTTATACTATTTACAAAATCAGTTAATTCACCTTTTAACTGTTTTGCTAATAGTTTAACAGCATCTTCACTTCTAGCTTCTATTATTTTTGCTATTGCTTCTGCTTTACTTAAATCTATTTTTCCATTTAAAAAAGCTCTTTTTGAAAACTCTCCTGGTTGAGCTAGTCTTGCTCCAAGTTTTATCACTTCACTCATAATTATATTTGAAATGGCAATACCCCCATGACACTGAAATTCAACAATATCTTCTCCTGTAAAAGAGAAAGGATTTTTAAAATAGATTAAAAGAGCTTCATCTATTATTTCATCTTTAGAGTTATAAATAGAGCTAAGTGTTGCTAATCTTGGAGTTAAGTGGGGTCTTTTTGAGAGTTTAAGAGCAATATCTAAAGCAGCAGTTCCACTTACTCTTACAATAGATATTGAACCTATACCGTTTGCTGTAGCAATTGCTACAATTGTATCTTCATTTAGCAATTTTATTGCTCTTTACTTCTGTACTCGTTTACAAGTACATATTTGTCTCCCTTGATATTTGTTTTAACTGCAACATATTTATCAGGGAATTCATCTCTTAATTTTTTAAGTGCTATATGAACTAAAATTCCATCTAAAGGTTTTGTTTTAAAACTACCTTTATCTTTTATTGTTTCAATCACTGGTCCTAAATATGTATGGATAGCTGTCTCTTGGTTTTTCAAAAACTCTGCAACCTCTAATCTTAACATAAGTCCATATTTTTCATTTATCCAGTTAAATAAGATATAAGATAAAGCTTTATATCTATATCCCTCTTTACCTATTAGAAGTGCTGAATCTTCTCCTGTAAACTCTATATAAAGAGTCTCTTCATCAAAAAATTCAACTTTGATATTATCTATACCATAACAGGTATCTTTAAATAGTGAGATTAAACCTTCATTAACCTCATTTACTAT comes from the Halarcobacter ebronensis genome and includes:
- the mnmE gene encoding tRNA uridine-5-carboxymethylaminomethyl(34) synthesis GTPase MnmE translates to MLNEDTIVAIATANGIGSISIVRVSGTAALDIALKLSKRPHLTPRLATLSSIYNSKDEIIDEALLIYFKNPFSFTGEDIVEFQCHGGIAISNIIMSEVIKLGARLAQPGEFSKRAFLNGKIDLSKAEAIAKIIEARSEDAVKLLAKQLKGELTDFVNSIREDLLFMLAYTEVNIDYAEEDLPSDIFEQITNKLEKIKIKLEDTLSASRRREGLIEGFKVAIVGKPNVGKSSLLNRLLNFDRAIISDIAGTTRDTIEESVKIGTHIIKIVDTAGIRDAHDVIEKIGIEKSIKAVEEADIVIALFDNSKVCDREDEKILSLLKEYSNKEIIKVLNKSDLDNNFDKSKLEEFIQLSTKETINPLIFKLETLLDLNTHSDDMTLISTRQIDAVEQTLSHIEQSTSPLQTGELEFFAYHINEALLNISNITRPYENDEMLDVMFGAFCLGK
- a CDS encoding Jag N-terminal domain-containing protein — encoded protein: MKQFEGKSLEEVYAQASNEFNCSITELDIDIVQQPSKGFLGIGKKGAIIIATPKRNRKRDFNKSKEHNRFKKKDIKIEDFSKRIEDSNRKDEKRAEDKRKKDDRFKSVPKVESKEQIFDNFYSEAEEKRTISKIIVKKDKEQIVNEVNEGLISLFKDTCYGIDNIKVEFFDEETLYIEFTGEDSALLIGKEGYRYKALSYILFNWINEKYGLMLRLEVAEFLKNQETAIHTYLGPVIETIKDKGSFKTKPLDGILVHIALKKLRDEFPDKYVAVKTNIKGDKYVLVNEYRSKEQ